ACTTtcaagagagagagaatgaTCTGTAATGTTCTTTGTAAGAGAAATTAGCTTCAAACaataaatgttttataaataaagttGACAATTATAAATGGTTTAATAGACAATTTTATGATTAACATATAAaagttttacaaaaaaaaaatattgtatgcACCACAATAAATTTAGTCTATCATAGTATgagaatatataattattatattgaatacAACCATTGAAGCTTACGTCTTAATATGTGTCCTTATATCACTGCTTCAACAAAAATATGATAATCGTTTAGATAATACACATACACCAACTTTGATTAGATTTCTCAAAagtcattattatttattatcataaatCACTTTATATAAGAATGtattgattaataaaaaattaaactatgatatgtcttttattaatttatttggtCGTTTATACTTAACATAGGCAACCATAACATTTGCTATTATCAAttcatcaaataaataaaaaattttgcattcaacatttttttttatcaaaaaacttAAATCTAAAAGCATTATCCGATTTGAACATGACTGTAAGGTTTTGAGTTTTGGTTGAACATATACCGATTAGTCCGACCTGGTGATTGTCCAAGGTTAAGGTCACCATGATTTTTGGGACTATTATTACTACATAATTATGTCagtgtaataatattaatttagataaatatattattgataactgtcgttttgctgtcaaattaatatgattctagcgtagacttgtctaacactagagagataatagtataattgtggacaaatgtccccaagtcgtctcctaacgaatccaatagtaaaatcagttgatcagggtttaaaatctatctgcaagcaataacaataaagatgaaaaagggggtttgagatagttgtgcaaaaaatataaaagaaattaaaatagcaaataaaaagcggttgatcccaagttcttccaccattgaattcttcacaggttctctaaagattaattttttctcaatcctccaacagagctaaaccagattgaacatgcgccgatctgattcaattgaaactcactagtaaaacatgcgtctactagtttaatcaatacccactttgttccatgcgtatactccatgggaatgcttacctcctctcccttgaatcatgcgcccaagaaattaattagaacaacctgcgttcaagtacaacctctcacaaaaatcagtttttcaggagattagacaataaaaacaactgctatagagaattaaaaatcgaaacttttattggaacaaaacctcagaactcaatggggaattacaaaagaaccaaccaaaaaggtttagccttccatgcggaggcaaaacaaaagaattacaaagaagaaaagaaactaagaaaaccctatgaaaaCTCTCtattttctccttgatgcttgtgttcTTTTATagggcttttctgctccaaggatcttgggaaaatataaattccactttccataattctttttattttgcagaagatttgcttccaattctgtttctagaatcttgtagcttttattttctctttcttctcctctgaatattttttctgttttggttcaagaagcaacttggacttttgcatatttggcccattcacaaaggtagatgcttcctctggataatttactctaaaaacacaaaattaacaataataatagttaaggcccaaataaacccaattataagaatattaattaaaacaatggatttatttattattatagtccaataatctatgattaaggctattgtgTGCGAATAAATATATGCTTATCAATTATGaaaatcaatcttattaatatacaattaatatgattttaatGCACAATATCTCCTATTATATTAGATAAATGCTCTGATTATATACAATATAAATGCTCTGTTTTCATAATCGTGTCATTGGATCATGAATAGTTTATTCTTGCAAACtattaaaattacataaatgaaaaaaaaatgaaaagagaagaaagaagagtAGGATCAATTTGGAGGGCTTtgaatttgttattattatatacttAAATAAACTTGCATGTTTTAAATTGAATTagttagaaataaataaaaatgaaatgatATAAAAATCTTTCAGTAACAAAGttcaatgaaaaataattttctgacaaaaaattatttgtaaatgTAACGCTATGGATCGAGCTCAACTTTAAATAGAAagtaacatttattattaaattaaatcaataacAAAGTCAAATAAAAAGAGATAGAATggaaattttaatatatatatatatccattcttagttataataaatattttatatttaagatCGTCAATGCTCTTGTATGAAAGATTAAACCTAAATCCTAAATTCTGAAATTAATCCTAATTTCtcaattctaaattttaaaccctattaatgtttttattagAATTATATGTAGTTAGTGTGTGTTTCTTTTGGGACCAAAGAATGTGATGTGTCCATGTGGTGGTCTTCTCCACCAAATGaagtttatgaaaaaatataaaattccaGAAAGACATTGAGAGGACATCACTACAATTAATTGGATGGTATTGTGTCTTTTATATTTACATGCATTAATGGTGGTGATTGTGACCTATGCTATGATCTTGGCTTGAAATTGGGTTAGATTTTCTCCACCAATTATAACCCTAAAATCTTGGCTCGAATATATTGCTCAGTTCCCTTCAATAGGTTCAAGAATACTAAAAAGAAGATTCATAGACTTTTCTTTATGatagttaaaatattgaaatacaTACATtggaaatttttaattttaagacatcttaatatttaaattgataaaataatttcttatagATATGTTTAGTGGCttgaatataaacaaaaaaaagtaaattaattatATCAGTTATCTGAACATCTAAccaaaggaagaaaaatattgGCATGATGTGAAAATTTCAAAAGATATGAGAATAAGAAACATAATAACATACTGATAAATAAGAGTTAGAACAGTGATGAGACATTGATAAATCTAATTACATTATCATTTTTCTCTTACTCCATTATCACTACTAGAAAGCACACCTTATGTCTGCAATTGGTTGTGGTTTCTACATCCTTATTCCACCCTCAATGTCTAAGCCTCTCTACTTGTTGATCACAGTACCAATCTGTGTAATGGGTGTGTTTCCCATGCAAATGACAGCAGATAATTCCAAAAACTATCACATTCCTAATATATACATGCAACTTCAATTTGTATAAGGTGCTAGAATCCTTAACTATTACTCTACTATTTTCTCACATGCACACAAGGCTACAATTTCTTATGTGAAAAACTTTTGGTTCAGATATTGGTTGAGTTATTCTCCAGTAACAGATGCACTCAGAGGTTAGAAATAGGCAGAGTCGAGAACAGAAGAAAAAGTAAATATGTTTTCTTACTGTTCTTTCTCAACAAACCGAGGTTTTCTATGGCAATTCCATCAGATTTACATCACTCGGTTAGTTCTTGAATGACAACAATTACAGCAGGTACACTGAATGAATTTCACACTATACACACCCTCTAAACAGCATTTACAAATTTTACTCAGTTATCAGAATCTTATTTTTCCAGACAAAGTATAGACGATCTGAAACTCAGAACATTCAAAAACTAGTTTAAAAACAAATGTATTTTTAGCATGTAATTTGTCTTTCTCTCTTGCGTATCTTCTGATATATACTAAGATCTCTACCCGAACCTCTCTATATCTGACCCTGTTATTCAACATCGAATGCCCTTAAATACAAAAATCAGTAGATGACCGTTTTTAACCACAATCAAACTCGGCCCATCACCAAGTTCTAGCCCAATAATTACTAGATCGTCCCTCCCTTGTTTTTCCTGTTCCGTTCTTATAGAATTTcttgttctttttctttaatctgTGTATGCCCCAAAAGGAAAGATTACCTTAGTTCATCTCAATAATGACCAAGAATCCATAGCTTTCCTAATTGGAAAATCCAGCCAATGAtaaaattttctttcctttttagtTCTTGTTTATCTTTCTATGCATTTAGCTTTAATATagttaataactaatatttctGGATAAAATTCAATGCTAGAGAGTAGGTAAGATATCAGTAACAATAATGGAGAAGTTTCATGCATTCACTATTCATCTATCAGTCGACATTTATTGCAAGTCAACCAAATAAGCCATATATTTTCGATCCATTTTTTAGAAATATAGATGAAAAGGAATAATTATTCACCAAACTATTTAACATCAGTTAGAATAAATGTAGAGGATTTCATTAATGTTTAAAGTTCCTGGTACAACCCACGCAAATCTAAATACGCCAACTTTGCTCTTTTATGTCATAACTAGTAAACCTTGAACCACAATTCCATAAACAACTTTTGAGTACCGTATTAACAGAGGACAagattacaagaaaaaaaagaattgaGCGATTAAAACTGCTGCATACCAGAGATTTTTAATCAGAAGCAGTGACAATATTAACATATAGAATGTACAAACTGCAAATCTCGGATACCCAGATGCAGAATTCCATAATCTTCACCATCATTGAATCAAGTATTCGACTAACGTGGTTGATTTGGCAATTACCATTATTTATATCACAAGGTGAAAAGGTTAGAAGTCAGGGTGCACCTCATTCGGGAACTTCAGGCACTTCGTAAGATTCTGCAGTAACCTCGGAGAGCCACAAACCAGGAAAAAGTGACTGCAAAAACGAAACAGAACCAAGccacaaattaaacaaaattacgAGAAAGAAAGCATGAACATATTTGACAATCGATGGGGTTGTGTTATTATTACGTCCAAATTCTTCTGGACAATTCTGGGCCTCTTCTTGGGCCTCCTGGGAGGCCTGTTTCCGAGCAAGGCCAAGAAATCGTGTTCCACCTCCTCCTTCGAGAGTGAAACGGAAAACTTAGTTTTTTCTTCaatcttcatcatcttcttcttcttcttcatctcttgGGTGAGGGAATTGAGTTGGCTGGTGTGATGCGGTGCCTTGCAGGCGGCTCTTCGGGTTCGCAAATTCCAGGATTTGGAATTGGGTTCTTGGAAGATGGAAACTTTGAGGTTGTCGGCGGCGACTCTGAGATCGAGTAAGAGCTTCCTGCGAACGTCGGCGATATCGTTAGGATCGTTGGCGACTTTGACGCACCTGAGGAATTTCTGGTTGCCCCATTTGAGACAGGGCATCGGGAAGTTGTGGAGTGGTTTGGATCTTTCCGGGCCCATAGCCATGATCGTGTTTCTCGTGCTCGATGATTAACTTCTCCTCTACCTCGTACTCTGTTTCATGAGTAGTTGCTGTCTCAGAAAAATGGAGGCAGAGAAGGGAAATTAATATGAAacaaaaaccaaaacaaaacaatGGTGGTGGCGTTCCGTTCGAGTTGGAGTTGCCAAACTACAACTTTTCTATTCCTAACGTTCTTCTTTTTATAATTTCCAACCATTATTACTAACGGAGACGTTCCAATGTTGAAAAAACTTGTATATATCTATAGTTACTGATACATCAAAAATACTAATTCATTGATCATtgctttagtttttttttaacattgtttTTGGGTAACTacctttttattatattaatattcattttattgttttacaAAAGTATAAAAACTCAAGTCCCATGAGATTATATTGATAAAAgatactcttttttttcatttatgtgAGAAGTGGAATCATGGAACACTTGAGTTCTCATAAgcttttgttaatatttttgtaaagaaCCTGTTTAGAAGTCGGCGCCTTCCgtgcaattttaaaatttgtttgttttttatatattttttaataattcaagcacataaattacattaaaaaaatatttttgatcgataaaaataaataccatatatatataatgtgacAAAATTACTTCAATAAAAGAAATTGTTGAACTCTAGTACTTCCAGTTATGGGACTGCGGAAAcaaaaattgaattgaattaattattaaactGAATCGAAGTATCACAAATTATTGTGGTGATCTGTAATGGAAGTGATGAACACGGGCACTTGGTGAAatgttttctttaataaatGAGGTTTTGTTATTAAAGAAATCACAACTGCTAATGTTCATTTACTTTTCATctccattgatcttgtaagctTATTAGTAATTGTTTGTAGAAACTGCACACAGAAAACATTCAGCTGAATACATATTAGagttgaaaaatattttggaaagaTTTAAAACTTTAAGCTGATATCTTGTTCCCTTCTCTCATACAATCCTCTTTTTGATGCTCTAGTCCAAACCAGAAGATATCAACTAAAATCAGGACATCAccatcaaatttattttcaatgattatcaataaatttttatttttattattattagtttaaaaacaaaaagttCAATCAAACCCTCCCAAAATTGATAGGATTTTCAAAAATTGGggataaaataagtaaaattaatttgttgaactaaatttttcaaaaatagtaCAAGTTTAAGCCTAAAAAAATACAAGGGGAAGTTGACttcacaatatatatatatatattgggcTATCTGGTTTTATGACTGATTAATTACATCATCAACTGATTCACAATTAAGCACTAAAAGTTGAGCTGCtcctatttttaaaaataaagttttttttttacttatttatgattattttagtaaatatctaaataaaatattcctTAACGTCTTTGTGAATTTATTATTTAGAAAACATCTCTATGTAAAACGATGAATTctatataaaaactattttttaataactcgttatataaaaaaatcacatgaTTTCACCATTACGTTAAACAGCTGTATTTTCTGAAACTTATTGTTTATCAGGTATAGCTCATAACAAGAAgtttaaattcaaatttgtaattaaacaaaaataataataaagtattaGACAAGTGAAGGTGGTCATTAGCACATAACTCTTGGGAACCCTATTCAACTTGACCAGTGGCGCCTACTCCtaccttttttaaaaaaaaattctagcaCTTTCTAAGTTGTTATATTACCACAAAATGGGACCCGATGATATAGCAGAAAATAGAACAGAACAAAAAGGTAAGAATATTACTCTCGTGAGAATATCATTTGAGCTTGTATACGATGAACTCACATCAGTCGGAAGCCACCTCTAGCCAGTAGCTGGGAATTTGAAGATAAATTACTCAGCGTGATCGCAGTGAAGTCAAGGTGCAGTTAAATTAAGTCTAtaagaataaagaaatgaaTATGGGCTGCAAGAATACCTCTTGCAGAAATAAAAAGTTAGGAAGAAACTTGATCTGTACATAATTGCTATAGAACTAATTAGGAGCTTCTGTTTATAAGGTCACTAAATTCGTCATGCGTTTGCATTATATATTCGACGAAAAAATAATAGGCTCCTAACCGTGAAAAAATTTGGATTTCTATTTTGCTATAAAGTATTTACAAACTATCTACCTCCCATGAAAAGAAGCACGCTAAGAGCAGCTGGAGTTTGACGTCTCACACTTGATAACGCGGGTATTGTAAGAGCCACAGAATCCACATTTGTGGTACAACCAGTGGAAGCGTGAAGAGCCCTTCCGACCACAGTCATGGCAGAGTACATCCTGCATTTTGTCATTACATAACAGGCTTAACAGACAATCATCTTACAAATTCTTTTCTCGTCAACAATGCCAAAATggtttttttcttcataaaatCCACATTAGTTTCAAAAAGGAACTAGAAAAAAGTACCTGACAGCGTTCCCTGTACTCTTCAGGAAGCTCCTCAGCAGCCAATAGGGCATCAAGCATACCAAAGTAAACCTAGGTAGGAAGAGAAAAACTAAGTATATCGAGTACCTCTTTAAGAACTTCAAGTGATTTGACATGAATTTTCGAATTATATATCCCTCATcttttcaatgattttttttatcaaaaggaGGCTTACACTCTTTAGTTATCTTAAATTCCTAATTTATTAGCAGCAACAAAATATGCATAAATTAGTTAAAGATCAGTAAACATATACCAttcaagttttaatttttttaaacgttTACATTTAACTGAAATATATGAAAAACTTTAGGCAAATTGTTTACTTCTATTTTGTCTCAACTTGAGAACTCACAAGTACATGTTCGAAAT
The sequence above is a segment of the Phaseolus vulgaris cultivar G19833 chromosome 2, P. vulgaris v2.0, whole genome shotgun sequence genome. Coding sequences within it:
- the LOC137812922 gene encoding uncharacterized protein, producing the protein MAMGPERSKPLHNFPMPCLKWGNQKFLRCVKVANDPNDIADVRRKLLLDLRVAADNLKVSIFQEPNSKSWNLRTRRAACKAPHHTSQLNSLTQEMKKKKKMMKIEEKTKFSVSLSKEEVEHDFLALLGNRPPRRPKKRPRIVQKNLDSLFPGLWLSEVTAESYEVPEVPE